From the Mesotoga prima MesG1.Ag.4.2 genome, the window AAGCACCGCTGATTATGCTTGCTCCGATGGCCTTTCTGACATTTCTTACTGTTTTCTGGGGAGTCTTTCCGAGCAACGCTATAAGATCGATCAACAGGATTACGGAATCGGTTGGCGGAGGAACTGTCGACGTGACTTTCTCGAGAATTGTCGCACTTACTGGGGAATGGGACTCAGTTTTGGTTACGACTGCCTTCGCGATAGGCTTCGTGATATCGTTGTTGATCTTCATGCGCGCAAAGAAGGCCAGACAGGTAGATCTTCTAGACAATTACACGGGCGGGGATTTTCTGTACACCGCAGAGCTTTATCACTTTTCTTACAGGATGTACAGGCCGTTCGACAGGTTATTCGAAAAGTGGCCTTCGATGGAAAACTGGCTTTCATCGACTTCTGAGAAAATCAAGGAACTTGGAGCCCTGTTCAAGGCAGTCTTTTTCAACCGTAATCCTCAGGTATACATTGCTTTGACTGTTATTGTTCTTCTTGGCGCCTTCTGGTGGTTGAGGTGATGACATGTTTATGAATATCGTAATCACAATACTTTCGGGGATCGCGCTTTTAATAGTCGCGTTTGTATATACCGTAACCCTTGAAGGAATTGCAAGAAAGATAGATGCAAGAATTCAGAGAAGATACGGCCCGCCTTTCTGGCAGAACTTCATAGATATTTTCAAGTCTCTGACGAAGCACTCGATTTCCCACGGCTTCATCTTCGACTTTGGTTTACTTATGGCTCTGGGAGGGACGATTGCGACGGTCTTCTTCGTCCCGGCCGGCAGTCTCGCCGTTTTTCCGGGAATCGACAATGTCTTTGTAGTGATCTATCTTCTGGCAATTGGCCTTCTTGGAATGGCGATGTCTGCCGTAGGGTCGGGAAATCCAAATGCATCCATAGGAATCGGAAGGGCACTGGCCCAGATGCTTGGATACGAACTTCCCTTCATGATAGTGATTCTCGGGGTCTTTTTCCACCATGGGACTTCATCTCTATCCGATCTTGTAAGCATCCAGATAGCGCAGGGCGCTTACAACGCTTGGTTAATGCCGATTGGCGGAGTAGTTGCCTTTATTTCTCTGATAGGGATGCTCGGAAAGAAG encodes:
- a CDS encoding respiratory chain complex I subunit 1 family protein, whose protein sequence is MFMNIVITILSGIALLIVAFVYTVTLEGIARKIDARIQRRYGPPFWQNFIDIFKSLTKHSISHGFIFDFGLLMALGGTIATVFFVPAGSLAVFPGIDNVFVVIYLLAIGLLGMAMSAVGSGNPNASIGIGRALAQMLGYELPFMIVILGVFFHHGTSSLSDLVSIQIAQGAYNAWLMPIGGVVAFISLIGMLGKKPFDTFIAPAEIASGPLVEYSGKYLGMLMIQHAFATFIEIGLFVNLFLGGGRTLWEFLLKFLIVYFSIVIISATIPRFRVEQAIKFYWKWPLILSFVQVIIVVFVMGR